In Populus alba chromosome 1, ASM523922v2, whole genome shotgun sequence, a single window of DNA contains:
- the LOC118033696 gene encoding ASI1-immunoprecipitated protein 3, with the protein MGNRRFAQVSTSDEEDEAPPKARSSSTITRPGDISERKRKKMKLEEEEEEEEVVTTRRGRGRPRKKLREEKSEDEVEEELEEDPEEEEEVPQEDAKPVGDSTRVSGKGRGRRTHYDAFEFDGNRYELEDPVLLVPEDKEQKPYVAIIKDISQTKDGSMMVTGQWFYRPEEAERKGGGSWQSRDTRELFYSFHRDEVPAESVMHKCVVHFVPVHKQLPNRKQYPGFIVRKVYDTVERKLWKLTDKDYEDNKQHEIDLLVQKTLSRMGDLPDIEVEDAPAAAPPELEDPTKAKRTLRRKTVSPLDVTREEEATTRSDNFKAETPGSCTGNGSEYYAILVKFDALTGDTHRDKWLERLLQCIQYMCISSNSTLDDDKIKGGSDGVDHKKEQKSQGAANGSEEDSVKGDKSFPWPEAAVPAVSALEKASHDALSSDFQKYNQKLRQLVFNLKNNAFLARRLLNRELEPSKILNMSPNELKEGLTAEETAKKEPEESERMQMTDARCSRCSEFKVGLRDIIQAGHGARYQLECIACGNSWYASRDEVSMLSIDTPSSARSVGTAPWATAKFDEVEKKLVSPRESDKAAEFLKKTSEPYMPVLENQRSFNKVKIEENPEI; encoded by the exons ATGGGAAACCGAAGATTCGCTCAGGTCTCCACTAGCGATGAAGAGGACGAGGCGCCACCTAAGGCACGATCATCATCAACGATTACAAGGCCTGGAGACATCAGcgagaggaagaggaagaaaatgaagcttgaagaagaagaagaggaagaagaagtagTGACGACAaggagagggagaggaagacccaggaaaaaattaagagaagagAAATCGGAGGATGAAGTAGAGGAGGAGCTCGAGGAGGAtccagaggaagaggaagaggtgCCGCAGGAGGATGCCAAGCCCGTTGGGGATTCGACTAGGGTTTCTGGGAAAGGGAGAGGGAGGAGAACCCATTATGATGCTTTTGAGTTTGACGGGAATAGATATGAGCTT GAGGATCCTGTCCTTCTAGTTCCCGAAGATAAAGAGCAAAAACCTTATGTGGCAATTATCAAG GATATTTCTCAGACTAAGGATGGCAGCATGATGGTCACTGGGCAGTGGTTTTATCGCCCAGAGGAGGCTGAGAGAAAAGGTGGTGGAAGCTGGCAGTCACGTGATACCAGGGAGCTCTTTTATAGTTTTCATCGCGATGAGGTTCCAGCAGAGTCTGTCATGCACAAGTGTGTGGTGCATTTTGTCCCAGTTCACAAACAGCTCCCAAATCGCAAACAGTATCCTGGTTTCATTGTCCGGAAAGTGTATGACACTGTGGAGAGGAAGCTTTGGAAGCTTACTGATAAGGATTATGAAGATAACAAGCAGCATGAAATTGATCTTCTTGTTCAGAAAACTCTATCACGGATGGGAGACCTTCCTGACATTGAAGTTGAAGATGCTCCTGCTGCAGCTCCTCCTGAACTGGAAGATCCAACAAAGGCAAAAAGAACTCTGAGGAGGAAGACTGTTTCACCTCTTGATGTGACAAGGGAGGAAGAAGCAACTACCAGATCTGATAATTTTAAAGCTGAAACACCAGGAAGCTGTACAGGCAATGGCTCGGAGTATTATGCCATCTTAGTAAAGTTTGATGCATTGACTGGTGATACCCATCGAGACAAATGGCTGGAGCGGCTTCTTCAGTGTATTCAGTATATGTGCATTTCCTCTAACAGCACCCTTGATGATGATAAGATAAAAGGTGGTTCTGATGGTGTGGACCATAAAAAAGAGCAGAAGTCTCAGGGAGCTGCAAATGGATCTGAAGAAGATAGTGTGAAG GGAGACAAGTCTTTTCCCTGGCCAGAAGCTGCTGTTCCTGCAGTAAGTGCTCTTGAGAAGGCATCACATGATGCACTTTCCTCTGATTTTCAGAAGTATAATCAAAAGTTGCGTCAGCTAGTGTTCAACCTCAAG aatAATGCATTCCTAGCCCGCCGTCTGCTAAACAGAGAGTTGGAGCCCTCAAAAATATTGAACATGTCACCGAATGAGTTAAAG GAGGGTTTAACAGCAGAGGAAACTGCAAAGAAGGAGCCTGAGGAGTCAGAGCGTATGCAG ATGACGGATGCTCGTTGCTCAAGATGCAGTGAGTTTAAAGTGGGACTAAGGGACATCATCCAAGCAGGACATGGAGCCCGCTACCAG TTGGAGTGTATTGCCTGTGGCAATTCCTGGTATGCATCCAGGGATGAGGTATCTATGCTATCAATAGATACTCCAAGTTCTGCCAGAAGTGTAGGCACTGCACCTTGGGCAACTGCCAAGTTTGACGAGGTTGAGAAGAAGCTAGTGAGTCCCCGTGAATCTGACAAGGCAGCTGAATTCCTTAAGAAAACAAGCGAACCATACATGCCCGTCTTGGAAAACCAGAGATCATTTAACAAGGTCAAGATTGAAGAGAATCccgaaatttga